In a genomic window of Maridesulfovibrio ferrireducens:
- the speB gene encoding agmatinase encodes MATHFLEGEIPNEHPEEASFHIIPVPLETSVSYGSGTAFGPEAIIEASTQLELWDGKSVPADDGIHTAEPIDCSKDISKTIDEIEDAVAYAVECEAVPFILGGEHTVTIGALRALKQKHGRFGVVQFDAHADLRDIYEGSLYSHACVMRRASEDLKLPIFQIGVRALCLEEVEYREKMEIPHLDARKLHLRGIPKILLPTDFPEKIYITFDVDGLDPSVIRATGTPVPGGISWHDALTLLERAVSNRKIIGADVVELAPSEGDHGSDFAAAQLVYQIMGLCPLED; translated from the coding sequence ATGGCTACACATTTTCTTGAAGGGGAAATCCCCAACGAACACCCCGAAGAAGCATCTTTCCATATTATTCCAGTTCCTCTTGAAACTTCAGTTTCTTACGGTTCAGGTACCGCATTCGGTCCTGAGGCAATCATAGAAGCATCCACTCAGCTTGAACTGTGGGACGGTAAATCTGTTCCTGCTGATGACGGCATTCACACTGCCGAGCCTATTGATTGTTCAAAAGATATTTCTAAAACAATTGATGAGATAGAAGACGCAGTTGCCTACGCCGTAGAGTGTGAAGCTGTGCCTTTCATCCTTGGCGGAGAGCACACTGTGACAATCGGTGCATTACGTGCTTTAAAACAGAAACATGGACGTTTCGGAGTAGTCCAGTTTGATGCACATGCTGACCTGCGCGACATATATGAAGGATCTCTCTACAGTCACGCCTGCGTTATGCGCCGGGCCAGTGAAGATTTAAAACTGCCCATTTTCCAAATCGGAGTACGCGCCCTGTGTTTAGAAGAAGTTGAATACCGTGAAAAAATGGAAATTCCACATCTTGATGCCCGCAAACTTCATCTGAGAGGAATTCCGAAGATCCTTCTTCCCACAGACTTCCCTGAAAAAATTTACATAACTTTCGATGTTGACGGACTCGACCCGTCTGTTATCCGTGCAACAGGAACTCCTGTTCCCGGTGGAATAAGCTGGCACGATGCCCTTACGTTGCTGGAGCGTGCTGTTTCAAACAGAAAAATCATCGGAGCGGATGTTGTTGAACTTGCTCCCAGCGAAGGTGACCACGGTTCTGACTTTGCCGCCGCACAACTGGTCTATCAAATAATGGGGCTCTGCCCGCTGGAAGATTAA
- the nspC gene encoding carboxynorspermidine decarboxylase, which yields MERSGIIVDGRTEFRFNPAEVETPSYVIDEGLLKKNLEVLASIKEQTGCRILLALKCFAMFSTFPMFAEKLDGVCASSPHEARLGREEFGREVHTFAAGYSEKDIRDLCETSDHIVFNSFAQLDKFRPLVKSLAAGQKREIELAVRINPEHSEGATPIYDPCSPGSRLGIRRAHFEPDNLEGVTGLHWHNLCEQDADCLKRTIGTVEANFADILPRMCYVNFGGGHHITRPGYDLNLLVKLVTTFKKKWNVEVYLEPGEAVALNSGYLVSTVLDVIQADMPIVIMDSAVSCHMPDVIEMPYRPHIAGSGETGEKAWTCRIGGPSCLAGDIAGEYSFDAPLQTGDTLVFTDMAIYSMVKTNTFNGIQLPSITLYKPESDEIHTIRRFGYEDFKNRLS from the coding sequence ATGGAAAGAAGTGGAATTATAGTGGACGGTCGCACCGAGTTTCGCTTCAATCCTGCTGAAGTGGAAACTCCATCTTACGTAATCGACGAGGGCCTCCTTAAAAAAAATCTGGAGGTCCTCGCCTCAATAAAAGAACAAACTGGATGCAGGATTCTTCTTGCACTCAAATGTTTTGCCATGTTCAGCACATTTCCGATGTTTGCTGAAAAGCTAGACGGAGTATGCGCAAGCTCACCGCACGAAGCCAGACTCGGACGTGAAGAATTCGGACGCGAAGTTCATACCTTTGCCGCCGGATACTCCGAAAAAGACATCCGCGACTTATGCGAAACAAGTGATCACATTGTTTTTAATTCGTTTGCACAACTTGATAAATTCCGGCCTCTTGTGAAGTCTCTCGCTGCCGGTCAGAAAAGAGAAATTGAACTTGCAGTCCGCATTAATCCGGAACATTCTGAAGGCGCAACTCCGATCTATGATCCTTGTTCTCCCGGTTCACGTCTCGGCATTCGCAGGGCACACTTTGAGCCTGATAATCTTGAAGGGGTAACAGGTCTGCACTGGCACAACCTCTGCGAGCAGGACGCTGACTGTCTGAAAAGGACCATTGGAACTGTAGAAGCAAACTTTGCCGACATTCTGCCGCGTATGTGTTACGTCAACTTCGGTGGAGGACATCACATAACAAGACCGGGCTATGATCTAAATCTGCTGGTAAAACTCGTCACCACTTTTAAGAAAAAATGGAATGTCGAAGTTTATCTAGAGCCCGGTGAAGCAGTGGCGTTAAATAGCGGATATCTCGTATCTACAGTTCTGGACGTGATTCAAGCTGACATGCCCATCGTCATAATGGACTCAGCTGTTTCGTGCCATATGCCGGATGTAATCGAGATGCCCTACCGTCCGCATATCGCGGGATCAGGTGAAACGGGTGAAAAAGCATGGACATGCAGAATAGGAGGACCTTCCTGTCTGGCTGGTGATATTGCCGGAGAATACTCTTTCGATGCACCGCTCCAAACTGGGGACACTCTGGTGTTCACAGACATGGCCATCTATTCAATGGTTAAGACTAATACCTTCAATGGCATTCAATTGCCCTCAATAACGCTTTATAAGCCAGAATCAGACGAAATACACACAATACGTCGATTCGGTTATGAAGACTTCAAAAACCGCCTGTCATAG
- a CDS encoding saccharopine dehydrogenase family protein, translating to MSKVLIIGAGGVGSVAVHKCAQIPEIFTEIHLASRTKAKCDAIAESVKTRTGITVPTYQVDADNVPETVELIKKIKPDLLVNLALPYQDLTLMDACLETGVNYMDTANYEPLDEAKFEYKWQWAYQERFKEAGLMALLGSGFDPGVTNVFAAHAMKHHFDEIHELDIIDCNAGDHGQAFATNFNPEINIREITQRGRYWERGEWVETDPLAWSMDYDFPEDIGEKKCYLMYHEELESLALHIKGLKRARFWMTFSEKYLTHLKVLENIGMTSIEPIEYNGQMIQPIKFLTAVLPEPGSLGPLTKGRTCIGNVMKGIKNGKEKKLYVYNICSHEAAYKEVGSQAISYTTGVPAMIGAMMMLTGKWTGKGVFNMEQLDPDPFMEALNKHGLPWKEVEL from the coding sequence ATGTCTAAAGTTCTAATCATCGGTGCCGGAGGCGTCGGCAGTGTAGCAGTTCACAAATGCGCCCAGATTCCAGAAATTTTCACTGAAATACATCTTGCCAGCCGCACTAAGGCTAAGTGTGATGCTATCGCCGAATCCGTAAAAACACGGACAGGCATCACCGTGCCCACATATCAGGTTGACGCGGACAACGTTCCCGAAACCGTAGAATTAATCAAAAAGATAAAACCAGATCTTCTGGTCAATCTAGCCCTGCCGTATCAAGACCTCACCCTCATGGACGCATGCCTTGAGACCGGGGTTAATTACATGGATACGGCTAACTATGAGCCCCTCGACGAAGCAAAATTTGAATACAAATGGCAATGGGCATATCAGGAACGTTTTAAAGAAGCCGGCCTGATGGCTCTGCTCGGCTCAGGCTTTGATCCGGGCGTTACCAATGTATTTGCAGCCCACGCTATGAAGCACCACTTCGATGAAATTCACGAACTGGATATCATCGACTGTAACGCAGGTGATCATGGACAGGCTTTTGCGACCAATTTCAACCCGGAAATAAATATCCGGGAAATAACCCAGCGCGGACGCTACTGGGAACGTGGCGAATGGGTGGAAACCGATCCTCTGGCATGGTCCATGGACTATGACTTCCCTGAAGATATCGGTGAAAAAAAATGCTATCTTATGTACCACGAAGAATTGGAATCGCTTGCCCTTCATATTAAAGGACTAAAACGCGCCCGTTTCTGGATGACCTTTTCCGAAAAGTATCTCACCCACTTAAAAGTGCTTGAGAACATAGGCATGACTTCCATTGAACCTATCGAATACAACGGGCAGATGATTCAGCCCATTAAATTCCTGACAGCAGTTTTGCCTGAGCCGGGATCACTGGGACCGCTCACAAAGGGCCGCACTTGTATCGGTAACGTCATGAAAGGCATAAAAAACGGCAAGGAAAAGAAACTCTACGTTTACAACATATGCAGTCATGAAGCCGCATATAAGGAAGTAGGCTCTCAGGCCATTTCCTACACAACCGGAGTTCCTGCCATGATCGGCGCTATGATGATGCTCACCGGAAAATGGACCGGCAAGGGCGTTTTCAACATGGAACAGCTTGACCCTGATCCTTTTATGGAAGCCCTGAATAAACACGGTCTGCCATGGAAAGAAGTGGAATTATAG
- the speA gene encoding biosynthetic arginine decarboxylase, giving the protein MTHTLERWTAERSTELYGVREWGAGFFGVSDNGDLQVSADPGHFDHAVSIPEIIAGIQERGLGMPVLLRIENILDTQISLLNESFISAIGSLGYRGSYLGAYPIKVNQQQQVVEAVTRHGKKYHHGLEAGSKAELIAAMGMMRDTEAVLICNGYKDEEFIDLGLHATQLGFKCVLVVEMPSELALIIERSKEKGVKPILGVRVKLSAQANGLWSESGGDRSIFGLNATQIIDVIDRLREAEMLDCLQLLHYHLGSQIPNIRDIRGAVSEASRVYAGLVGEGANMRYLDLGGGLAVDYDGTQTNFMSSRNYSVNEYCVDVVEGVMTVLDEQEVDHPIIITESGRAVVAYYSMLLFNVLDAAHFEPEPLPETLPEDTNIHIQHLFDALKDLNLRNIQECFNDILYYRDEVRQAFSSGRISFRERAMGENVFWETIRRIATLAKDLPTLPHELEGIGHALSDIYYCNFSVFQSLPDAWAIGQLFPIMPVHRLNERPSREGILADITCDCDGKIDRFIDSQGVKKTMPLHVLKENAEYYLGAFLVGAYQETLGDLHNLLGDTNIVTVRIRDNGEFDFVGEMEGDTVEEILSYVEYDTKYLLTRFRETAENAVRTGKITPAQRREILQAYKTGLQGYTYFER; this is encoded by the coding sequence GTGACCCATACACTGGAAAGATGGACCGCTGAACGGTCTACAGAACTCTACGGCGTCCGCGAATGGGGCGCTGGATTCTTCGGCGTCTCCGATAATGGAGATCTTCAGGTTTCTGCCGACCCCGGTCATTTCGATCATGCGGTCAGCATACCGGAGATAATAGCCGGCATTCAAGAACGCGGATTGGGCATGCCCGTCCTTCTGCGCATCGAGAATATACTCGACACCCAGATATCCCTGCTTAACGAAAGCTTTATTTCTGCCATCGGAAGCCTCGGCTACCGCGGGTCATATCTCGGGGCATACCCTATAAAAGTCAATCAGCAACAGCAGGTGGTAGAGGCCGTGACTCGTCACGGTAAAAAATACCACCATGGTCTTGAAGCCGGAAGTAAGGCCGAACTCATCGCAGCCATGGGCATGATGCGCGACACTGAAGCAGTGCTCATCTGCAACGGCTACAAGGATGAGGAATTCATAGACCTTGGTCTGCACGCAACCCAGCTCGGTTTCAAGTGTGTTCTGGTTGTCGAAATGCCAAGTGAACTGGCTCTCATCATCGAACGCTCCAAGGAAAAAGGCGTAAAGCCTATACTTGGAGTTCGGGTCAAGCTTTCCGCACAGGCAAACGGCCTCTGGTCAGAATCTGGCGGAGACCGTTCAATCTTCGGACTGAATGCAACCCAGATCATTGATGTAATTGATCGTCTGCGTGAAGCGGAAATGTTGGATTGTCTGCAACTGCTGCACTACCATCTCGGTTCGCAGATCCCCAATATCCGTGATATTCGCGGAGCTGTATCCGAAGCAAGCCGCGTGTATGCGGGGCTGGTCGGTGAAGGCGCTAATATGCGTTACCTTGACCTCGGCGGCGGTCTGGCAGTTGATTACGACGGAACACAGACCAACTTCATGAGCAGCCGCAACTATTCTGTAAACGAATACTGTGTCGACGTTGTTGAAGGCGTAATGACCGTGCTTGACGAGCAGGAAGTGGATCATCCGATCATTATCACTGAATCAGGGCGTGCGGTAGTAGCATACTATTCAATGCTGCTCTTCAATGTGCTGGATGCCGCACATTTCGAACCGGAACCCCTGCCGGAGACACTTCCCGAAGATACAAATATTCACATTCAACACTTATTTGATGCGTTGAAAGATCTGAACCTGCGCAATATTCAGGAATGTTTTAATGACATCCTGTACTACCGCGATGAGGTGCGGCAAGCATTCAGCAGCGGCAGAATATCATTCAGAGAACGTGCCATGGGCGAAAATGTCTTTTGGGAGACAATACGCCGCATAGCTACTCTGGCAAAAGATCTGCCGACTCTTCCTCATGAGCTGGAGGGTATCGGGCATGCTCTTTCAGACATATACTACTGCAACTTCAGTGTATTTCAATCTCTTCCGGATGCCTGGGCGATAGGTCAACTATTCCCCATTATGCCGGTGCATCGTCTGAACGAAAGACCTTCACGGGAAGGAATTCTGGCAGACATAACCTGCGACTGTGACGGTAAAATTGACAGGTTCATCGATAGTCAGGGCGTTAAAAAAACGATGCCTCTGCATGTCCTGAAGGAAAACGCCGAGTACTACCTCGGAGCCTTCCTTGTTGGGGCCTATCAAGAGACGCTCGGTGATCTGCATAACCTACTGGGTGACACAAATATAGTGACAGTCAGGATACGCGATAACGGCGAGTTCGACTTTGTCGGAGAGATGGAAGGAGACACGGTGGAAGAAATTCTTTCTTATGTAGAATACGACACCAAATACCTTCTGACCCGTTTCCGTGAAACTGCGGAGAACGCTGTACGCACAGGAAAAATAACCCCGGCACAGCGCAGAGAAATACTTCAAGCTTACAAAACAGGCTTGCAGGGATACACTTACTTCGAAAGATAA
- a CDS encoding PilZ domain-containing protein — translation MLTDEKIPVIAFVDNPEHYQKSEVTNDLNIKYCASLDLFLNEVLEEKFAGLILDIQKVMKTPIYERNRIFSISAERPLIRTKIESNKAVFVDDPSNFKLCCREKTSSMTRINERVEVDIPILISSENDPAMANSFNGAIQNISESGCFINTDVDLFDQDFIYLRFDNLSNKLPIYAGIRWTKSTKDNLEGIGVKFITITEDQKSELLIKYIKPNLNPKMIAMLQAKQ, via the coding sequence ATGCTTACCGATGAAAAAATTCCTGTTATAGCCTTTGTCGATAACCCTGAGCATTACCAAAAATCAGAAGTAACTAATGATCTTAATATAAAATATTGTGCAAGTTTAGACCTCTTCCTTAACGAAGTACTTGAAGAAAAATTTGCAGGGCTGATTCTCGACATCCAAAAAGTCATGAAAACACCAATTTATGAGCGCAATAGAATTTTCTCTATCAGCGCTGAAAGACCATTAATAAGAACTAAAATTGAATCCAACAAAGCCGTTTTTGTCGACGATCCGTCAAATTTTAAACTATGTTGCAGAGAAAAAACCAGTTCTATGACCCGCATAAATGAACGGGTAGAAGTAGATATCCCAATATTGATAAGCTCTGAAAATGATCCGGCAATGGCCAATAGTTTTAATGGAGCTATCCAAAACATTTCTGAATCCGGTTGCTTTATCAATACAGATGTAGATCTTTTTGATCAGGATTTTATATATTTAAGATTCGACAATCTTTCCAACAAACTACCTATATACGCCGGAATTCGCTGGACAAAATCAACAAAAGACAACTTAGAAGGAATCGGTGTAAAATTCATAACCATAACAGAAGACCAGAAATCTGAATTACTGATCAAATACATTAAGCCCAACCTGAATCCAAAGATGATAGCCATGCTACAGGCTAAGCAATAA
- a CDS encoding DEAD/DEAH box helicase has protein sequence MSQNEEAVVKKILKDFVSNTVPEYILDGSRTIVNSGGVQKLELKKRERYWDVDSSIQGDDFQIYTSELGLNLAEENINHYCNCPDSYSGVCRHVGAAALKLLLTLDSEEEKAESSKQADWRQNFRSFFSTELEPEAGKHYIIYRMYPEPERLQVSFFRARQNKSGLSQVQNEVDLESIIANPEWSETSPNLPLVAEQIGHFLDYRGHRVDIPAGLHAWFFRAVKDEYYIFLRDTDIPIRIESRTMQLKLSPQLAEEGLSFDILLSDEGKPPFSIMDDDEVFFYGRLPLWVYWKHGFYPVQTTLDPKLVQEMRIQNPSIPPGDIPEFLDRVWTQIPVSDLYDHEEFLEKMQPFFVPAGFNPKLYLNEEGSLLTIRIDNIYETEHGEVSMPEPNPDLQTGSYKDGEKSYLVRRAQDEEAMLFSELRDMGFQPRNNSTWFMEQEAAITFLLDFYPQLVEAYRIYGEKNLTRYKVRLTKPQIVAEIDTDDDNKWFNLDITVEYDDQRVPIDKIWEAWSQGKRYVQLKDGSYTSLPESWLKKLSHKLKALGYDPDQPPRATYEQYETPILDKIIEDLPDTKTDEQFVKLREKIHNFEEIRQLEPPKGLDATLRPYQLQGLSYLNFLREYHFGGILADEMGLGKTIQTLSFLLSLYERDIKGPNLIIVPTSVLPNWEREAKKFVPQLSVLTIYGSRREELFKQISTSNIVITTYALLRRDLEELLKREYTSVILDEAQNIKNPNTITAKSVRQLKSEMRLCLSGTPIENNLFELWSLFEFLMPGFLSSQHAFQRGIIKPIKDGDEEALDYLRTRVKPFILRRTKSEVAKDLPPKIETVHYCDLIEEQRDLYNALAKRLRDQVLKDVDQKGMAKSQMSILDALLKLRQICCHPRLLKLDMPGFSTNLPSGKFDAFKDLIFDIVEGGHKVLVFSQFVQMLHIIRSWLTIKEIPFTYLDGSSKDRFEQVDKFNDTPEIPIFLISLKAGGTGLNLTSADYVIHYDPWWNPAVENQATDRTHRIGQKRQVFAYKLICQNTVEEKILKLQEMKKSVADAIIPGQSALKSLTRDDLEMLFEI, from the coding sequence ATGTCTCAAAATGAAGAAGCAGTCGTAAAAAAGATACTCAAAGATTTTGTGTCCAATACCGTTCCAGAATATATTCTGGACGGCTCTCGCACTATTGTAAATTCCGGCGGAGTACAAAAGCTGGAATTGAAAAAACGTGAACGCTACTGGGATGTGGACTCTTCCATTCAAGGCGATGACTTTCAGATATACACATCCGAACTGGGACTGAATCTAGCTGAAGAAAATATAAACCATTACTGCAATTGTCCGGATTCTTATTCCGGCGTCTGTAGACATGTCGGTGCCGCAGCTTTAAAACTTTTGCTGACACTTGATTCCGAAGAAGAAAAAGCGGAATCAAGCAAGCAGGCTGACTGGCGTCAAAATTTCAGATCATTTTTTTCTACAGAACTTGAACCTGAAGCAGGTAAACACTATATAATTTATCGCATGTACCCTGAGCCGGAACGGCTTCAGGTGTCATTTTTCAGAGCCAGACAAAATAAATCAGGACTTTCACAGGTTCAAAATGAAGTTGATCTTGAAAGCATCATTGCAAACCCGGAATGGAGCGAAACATCTCCCAACCTTCCGCTTGTAGCCGAACAGATCGGTCATTTTCTTGACTACCGCGGACACAGAGTTGATATCCCGGCAGGCCTTCATGCCTGGTTTTTCAGAGCCGTAAAAGATGAATATTACATTTTCCTGCGCGACACGGACATTCCCATCCGTATCGAAAGCCGGACTATGCAGCTTAAATTATCTCCGCAGCTTGCAGAAGAAGGTCTCAGCTTTGATATTCTGCTTTCCGATGAAGGCAAACCTCCGTTTTCCATTATGGATGATGACGAGGTCTTCTTTTATGGCAGACTACCGCTATGGGTATACTGGAAACATGGATTCTACCCTGTCCAGACAACTTTAGACCCTAAGCTTGTACAGGAAATGAGGATTCAGAATCCTTCAATTCCACCCGGAGATATTCCTGAATTTCTTGATCGGGTATGGACGCAGATTCCTGTTTCCGACCTTTATGATCACGAAGAATTTCTTGAAAAAATGCAACCGTTCTTTGTTCCGGCAGGCTTCAATCCGAAGCTTTACCTGAATGAAGAAGGCAGCCTGCTGACCATCAGGATCGATAACATATACGAGACTGAACATGGTGAAGTCAGCATGCCGGAACCTAATCCTGATCTGCAAACAGGTAGTTATAAAGATGGAGAGAAATCTTATCTGGTTCGCCGCGCTCAGGATGAAGAGGCTATGCTTTTCTCTGAACTCAGAGATATGGGTTTCCAGCCGAGAAACAATTCTACATGGTTCATGGAACAGGAAGCTGCAATCACATTCCTGCTTGATTTCTATCCGCAGCTAGTTGAAGCCTACAGAATTTACGGTGAAAAGAACCTTACACGCTACAAAGTAAGATTAACAAAACCGCAAATCGTTGCAGAAATAGATACGGATGATGACAATAAATGGTTCAACCTCGATATTACTGTCGAGTATGACGACCAGCGTGTTCCTATAGATAAAATATGGGAAGCATGGAGTCAGGGTAAACGTTATGTACAGCTTAAAGACGGCTCGTACACAAGTCTGCCTGAATCTTGGCTCAAAAAACTGAGCCACAAGCTTAAAGCTCTCGGATATGATCCGGACCAGCCTCCAAGGGCTACGTATGAACAATACGAAACTCCGATTCTGGACAAAATTATTGAAGACCTTCCTGACACCAAAACTGATGAACAGTTTGTCAAACTAAGGGAAAAAATTCATAATTTCGAAGAGATAAGACAGCTTGAACCTCCCAAAGGGCTCGATGCGACATTACGTCCGTATCAGCTTCAGGGCTTAAGCTACTTGAATTTCCTGCGTGAATACCACTTCGGAGGAATTCTCGCGGATGAAATGGGACTTGGTAAAACAATTCAGACCCTTTCTTTCCTTCTTTCGCTTTATGAAAGAGATATAAAAGGACCGAATCTAATCATCGTTCCAACTTCAGTTCTTCCCAACTGGGAGCGTGAAGCTAAGAAATTCGTTCCTCAGCTTTCAGTTTTGACTATCTACGGGTCCAGACGTGAAGAACTGTTCAAACAGATCAGCACATCCAACATCGTAATTACGACGTACGCATTACTACGCAGAGATCTTGAAGAACTGCTCAAGCGGGAATACACATCTGTAATTCTCGACGAAGCACAGAATATCAAAAATCCGAATACCATCACCGCAAAATCTGTGCGTCAGTTAAAATCTGAAATGAGACTCTGCCTTTCCGGTACTCCGATTGAAAATAATTTATTTGAACTATGGTCCTTGTTCGAGTTCCTTATGCCCGGATTCCTCAGCTCACAGCACGCTTTCCAGCGCGGCATAATTAAACCGATCAAAGACGGTGACGAAGAAGCTCTTGATTACCTCCGTACCAGAGTCAAACCGTTCATTCTTCGCAGAACAAAATCTGAAGTGGCGAAAGACCTTCCGCCTAAAATCGAAACTGTTCATTACTGCGACCTCATCGAAGAACAGCGTGATCTCTACAATGCTCTGGCTAAACGCCTTAGAGATCAGGTTCTCAAAGATGTTGATCAAAAAGGTATGGCAAAGAGCCAGATGTCCATACTTGATGCACTTCTCAAACTTAGACAAATCTGCTGTCACCCGAGACTGCTCAAACTCGACATGCCCGGTTTTTCAACCAATCTCCCGTCCGGTAAGTTTGATGCCTTCAAAGATCTCATCTTTGATATAGTAGAAGGCGGACATAAAGTTCTTGTTTTCTCCCAGTTTGTGCAGATGCTTCATATCATCCGCTCATGGCTGACCATTAAAGAGATTCCTTTCACCTATCTTGACGGTTCCAGTAAAGACCGCTTCGAACAGGTGGATAAATTCAACGATACGCCTGAAATCCCGATCTTCCTGATCTCCCTCAAAGCGGGCGGAACAGGTCTGAACCTGACCTCAGCTGACTATGTTATTCATTATGACCCATGGTGGAACCCGGCAGTTGAAAATCAGGCTACTGACCGTACTCACCGTATCGGTCAAAAGAGACAGGTTTTTGCTTACAAGCTGATCTGTCAGAACACAGTTGAAGAAAAAATTCTTAAACTGCAGGAAATGAAAAAAAGTGTTGCGGACGCAATTATTCCCGGTCAATCAGCACTCAAGTCTCTCACTCGAGATGATCTTGAAATGTTATTTGAAATTTAG
- a CDS encoding peptide-binding protein, producing the protein MIQSVVCFVLSGCLLFLSSCGQAPGQDAEKGTSLESSVTSTEKSEPAYGGRLTEPILAEPINLISALSSDSASHSVASKLFVSPLKYNKDIELVGEAAKSFEVLDDGKLLKFTLRDDIKWTDGVPLTAEDVEFTYKLMIDPNTPTAYAADYLNIKEFKLTGKYSFEVTYDKVFARSLITWAHHILPKHLLENEKLTETRYARAPIGAGPYKLKEWIPGQRLILEANEDYFEGRPNIDEIVYRIIPDLSTQFLELKTGKLDSMMLTPQQYLFQTVGKSWEKDFQKFKYLSFSYAYLGFNTESKFFKDVLVRRAISYAINKEEIVKGVLLGLGYPAIGPYKPGTWVFNDKLVPYGYHPEKAVELLKEAGWSDTDGDGILDREGIPFAFTILTNQGNTLRIKAATIIQNRLKDVGIDVQIRTVEWAAFIKEFINKGQFDATILGWNILQDPDIYDVWHSSKAVPGGLNFVKFRNAELDELLEKGRTTLAQAERKVIYDRIQEIMHEEQPYCFLYVQMSLPIYQSRIKGLKIAPAGLDYNSNSWWIPTSSQKKLRIQQ; encoded by the coding sequence ATGATTCAAAGTGTAGTCTGTTTTGTCTTATCCGGCTGTCTTTTATTTTTATCTTCATGCGGACAAGCCCCCGGGCAAGATGCAGAAAAAGGGACTTCTCTTGAAAGTTCTGTAACGTCCACGGAAAAGAGTGAACCTGCTTACGGTGGGAGGCTTACTGAACCGATTCTTGCGGAGCCGATAAATCTTATTTCGGCCTTGTCTTCGGACAGTGCAAGCCATTCCGTAGCAAGCAAGTTATTTGTTTCTCCACTAAAGTACAACAAAGATATTGAATTAGTTGGTGAGGCAGCAAAATCTTTTGAGGTTCTTGATGATGGCAAGCTGTTAAAATTCACTCTGCGTGATGATATAAAATGGACTGACGGTGTCCCTCTTACTGCTGAAGATGTTGAATTTACATATAAACTTATGATTGATCCGAATACTCCAACAGCTTACGCTGCGGATTATCTGAATATCAAAGAATTCAAGCTTACGGGTAAGTATTCATTTGAAGTGACTTATGATAAAGTTTTTGCCCGCTCGCTGATAACATGGGCGCATCATATTCTGCCCAAACATTTGCTTGAAAATGAGAAACTGACTGAAACTCGGTATGCCCGTGCACCCATAGGGGCGGGGCCATATAAGCTTAAGGAATGGATTCCCGGTCAGAGGCTTATACTTGAGGCAAATGAGGATTATTTTGAGGGGCGTCCTAATATTGATGAGATCGTTTACAGAATCATTCCTGACCTTTCAACTCAGTTTTTAGAACTTAAAACCGGAAAATTGGACAGCATGATGCTTACTCCTCAGCAGTATCTGTTTCAGACTGTAGGTAAAAGCTGGGAAAAAGATTTTCAGAAATTTAAGTATCTTTCCTTTTCTTATGCGTATCTTGGTTTCAATACGGAAAGTAAATTTTTTAAAGATGTCCTCGTGAGACGGGCTATTTCTTATGCTATAAATAAAGAAGAAATAGTTAAAGGTGTGCTTTTAGGGCTTGGTTACCCCGCAATCGGCCCTTATAAGCCCGGTACATGGGTGTTTAATGATAAACTTGTGCCATATGGGTATCACCCGGAGAAAGCTGTAGAACTTTTGAAAGAGGCCGGCTGGTCCGACACAGACGGCGATGGCATTCTTGACCGTGAAGGAATCCCTTTTGCTTTTACTATTTTGACAAATCAGGGAAATACCTTGCGAATTAAGGCCGCAACAATTATTCAGAACCGTCTTAAGGATGTCGGTATTGATGTTCAGATAAGAACCGTTGAGTGGGCCGCCTTTATTAAGGAGTTTATTAATAAAGGGCAGTTTGATGCAACAATTCTTGGTTGGAATATCCTTCAAGATCCCGATATTTATGATGTATGGCACTCTTCAAAGGCCGTGCCCGGTGGACTTAATTTTGTAAAATTCCGTAACGCTGAACTTGACGAACTTCTGGAAAAAGGCCGTACAACTTTAGCTCAGGCAGAGCGTAAGGTTATTTATGACCGGATTCAGGAAATAATGCACGAAGAGCAGCCGTATTGTTTTCTTTACGTACAAATGTCGCTTCCCATATATCAGAGCCGGATTAAAGGGTTGAAAATTGCCCCCGCAGGACTCGATTACAATTCAAACAGCTGGTGGATACCCACCTCATCCCAGAAGAAGCTCAGGATACAGCAATAA